Proteins encoded within one genomic window of Panicum virgatum strain AP13 chromosome 1N, P.virgatum_v5, whole genome shotgun sequence:
- the LOC120656098 gene encoding CDT1-like protein a, chloroplastic, translating into MEMDAGTPSKKAKTSAAAGATPQKPWKADQILTPEKLTPKVTAAAEQIWTPEKPEERPTARGRSVAFSVKEVRRAALGLRRPEKGTRAAAEEADELESLERELGVGAGASQSPVKRKAEVKLPESYEMLCEFFNCLESSTRLLRMKGSKASFPNICASIQHLSERRFTYSHLAQLKYIMPEAIVINKILLRDDTTCCMKPDLQVNLVVGAVESVKKQKGETAYSALRRIFRQRLVDFFRDHPEGDDVPEHELPHPFNRTRLSMPQAAPRVVPEPASPIEASDVNGQQATMMSHMSQSFKRRFSQRSPISSAIANATSQLAKVESTVLSPLSRNSLSSSYVSATKEAQPEEDDKVAVSMSGVSEGTPAKYASTPVRLMASTPDLTTPKRPISDAGYGTPPLKMSKRSARAKLFTTPTKVASMDEKDENAISAVDSDDELLSFLPQSLLQSVKQKEQRTMEEKETGFADKVKRQKLIASLPSMFDVVFLIYQSRQRSVMTKQELIHKIVASSPKIVDRSEVEEQLTLLKELVPEWISERSARSGDVLCCVDATLSQADIRKRLYAAE; encoded by the exons ATGGAGATGGACGCCGGCACGCCATCCAAGAAGGCCAAGACATCGGCGGCTGCCGGCGCCACGCCGCAGAAGCCGTGGAAGGCCGACCAGATCCTGACGCCGGAGAAGCTGACGCCGAAGgtcacggcggcggccgagcagaTCTGGACGCCGGAGAAGCCCGAGGAGAGGCCGACGGCACGCGGCCGCAGCGTGGCGTTCTCCGTGAAGGAGGTgcgccgggcggcgctcgggctgCGGAGGCCGGAGAAGGGaacgcgggcggcggccgaggaggcGGACGAGCTCGAGTCCCTCGAGCGGGAGCTCGGTGTTGGCGCCGGGGCTAGCCAGAGCCCCGTCAAGCGCAAGGCTGAAGTCAAGCTGCCGGAAAG TTATGAGATGCTTTGTGAGTTCTTCAACTGCCTGGAGAGCTCCACTCGGCTGCTCCGTATGAAGGGATCCAAGGCCTCCTTCCCCAACATCTGCGCTAGCATCCAGCATCTGTCTGAACG GAGGTTTACCTACAGCCATCTTGCGCAGCTCAAGTACATAATGCCCGAGGCAATTGTCATCAATAAGATCCTTTTGCGTGATGACACAACATGCTGTATGAAGCCAGATCTTCAGGTGAACCTTGTGGTTGGTGCTGTTGAGAGTGTCAAGAAGCAGAAGGGGGAAACTGCATACTCAGCATTGAGAAGGATCTTCAGGCAGAGGCTAGTGGATTTCTTCAGGGACCATCCTGAG GGAGATGACGTACCAGAGCATGAATTGCCACATCCATTTAACCGAACAAGATTGAGCATGCCCCAGGCTGCCCCAAGAGTTGTTCCTGAACCGGCATCCCCAATCGAGGCTTCTGATGTCAATGGACAACAGGCTACTATGATGTCACACATGTCACAGTCATTCAAGAGAAGGTTTTCGCAGAGGTCTCCAATCAGTTCTGCAATAGCTAACGCAACCAGTCAATTGGCGAAGGTTGAGTCCACTGTTCTATCACCATTGAGCAGGAATTCCCTCTCCAGTAGCTATGTTTCTGCTACTAAAGAAGCTCAGCCAGAGGAGGATGACAAGGTTGCTGTATCCATGTCTGGAGTTTCAGAGGGCACACCTGCTAAATATGCCTCTACGCCAGTGAGGTTAATGGCATCCACACCAGACCTTACGACACCAAAGAGACCAATCTCTGATGCAGGTTATGGCACACCACCTCTAAAAATGTCAAAGAGATCAGCTCGTGCTAAGTTGTTTACCACTCCAACAAAGGTTGCTAGTATGGATGAAAAGGACGAAAATGCTATTTCTGCTGTTGATAGTGACGATGAATTACTCAGTTTTCTTCCACAATCCCTCCTTCAGTCG GTAAAGCAGAAGGAACAGAGGACTATGGAGGAGAAGGAAACTGGTTTTGCTGATAAGGTTAAAAGGCAGAAGTTGATTGCTTCCCTGCCAAGTATGTTTGATGTTGTATTTCTTATCTACCAGTCAAGACAGCGGTCTGTAATGACAAAGCAGGAGCTGATTCATAAGATAGTTGCAAGCAGTCCAAAGATTGTGGACAGAA GTGAAGTTGAAGAGCAGCTGACATTGTTGAAAGAGCTTGTTCCAGAGTGGATCTCTGAGAGGAGTGCACGGAGTGGAGATGTTCTATGCTG CGTTGATGCAACTTTGAGCCAAGCGGATATTCGCAAAAGACTGTATGCTGCTGAGTAG
- the LOC120654113 gene encoding monooxygenase 1-like: MAEAHGIVIVGGGICGLATALALHRKGIASLVLEKSEVLRAEGAGIGVQANGWRALEQLGVAGELRKTAGLITSYHDVWMQGDKTTRDRYPVRTELRCLNRKDLIEALAKDLPAAAIRFGCRIAAVHEDPGGRGAAVLTMADGTTIKAKVLIGCDGGTNSVVARYLGLPPVRTIPRPVLRGFTSYPHGHPFENEFLRLRVGDFFIGRLTITDTLVHFFVTMPAPSAADAGLAGADLRDVRDHVLKELEDHRCPAEITEVVRGSDPESLNLVTKFWYRPPWEVALGGFRKGAVTVAGDAMHAMGPFIGQGGSAGLEDAVVLARPLARAAGGAGEGEDDGEGVVGGAIEAYIRERRLRLALLSLESYIMGVLLVRSPSPVVKLACVAVLVLLGSKSLRHANFDCGRL, encoded by the exons ATGGCGGAGGCCCATGGCATCGTCAtcgtcggcggcggcatctGCGGCCTGGCCACCGCTCTCGCTCTCCACCG GAAAGGGATCGCTAGCCTCGTGCTGGAGAAGTCCGAGGTCTTGCGAGCAGAGGGCGCGGGCATCGGCGTCCAGGCCAACGGGTGGCGAGCTCTCGAGCAGCTCGGCGTCGCCGGAGAGCTCCGGAAGACCGCCGGTCTCATCACCTC GTATCATGACGTGTGGATGCAGGGCGACAAGACCACCCGGGACCGGTATCCAGTCAG GACGGAGCTCCGGTGCTTAAACAGAAAGGACCTGATCGAGGCGCTGGCCAAGGACCTCCCTGCGGCGGCGATCCGGTTCGGCTGCCGCATCGCCGCCGTCCACGAGGAtcccggcggccgtggcgccgcCGTCCTTACAATGGCCGACGGCACTACCATCAAGGCCAAG GTCCTGATCGGGTGCGACGGCGGCACGAACTCGGTGGTGGCCAGGTACCTCGGGCTGCCGCCCGTGAGGACGATCCCTCGCCCGGTGCTGCGCGGGTTCACGAGCTACCCGCACGGCCACCCCTTCGAGAACGAGTTCCTCCGCCTGAGGGTCGGTGATTTCTTCATCGGCCGGCTGACGATCACTGACACCCTGGTCCATTTCTTCGTCACCATGCCCGCACCTTCCGCTGCAG ATgcagggctcgccggcgcggactTGAGGGACGTGAGGGATCACGTGCTGAAGGAGCTGGAGGATCACCGGTGCCCGGCCGAGATCACGGAGGTGGTCCGGGGGTCGGACCCGGAGTCCCTCAACCTGGTGACCAAGTTCTGGTACCGGCCGCCGTGGGAGGTCGCGCTCGGCGGCTTCCGGAAGGGCGCCGTCacggtcgccggcgacgcgatGCACGCCATGGGCCCGTTCATCGGccagggcggctcggcggggcTGGAGGACGCCGTCGTGCTCGCCCGGCCGCTGGCGCGGGCCGCTGGCGGCGCGGGGGAAGGGGAAGACGACGGGGAGGGGGTCGTCGGCGGGGCGATCGAGGCGTACATCAGGGAGAGGAGGCTGCGGCTGGCGTTGCTGTCTCTCGAGTCGTACATCATGGGGGTCTTGCTggtgcgctcgccgtcgccggtcgtGAAGCTCGCCTGCGTGGCCGTGCTGGTTCTCTTGGGTAGCAAGTCGCTCCGGCATGCCAACTTCGACTGCGGTCGCCTCTAG